One Sulfolobus sp. S-194 DNA segment encodes these proteins:
- a CDS encoding CBS domain-containing protein — protein MIIGQLITKNLVSLPSNSTIKEVSDVMIKENVGSVVLKDGDKITGIVTERDIVNAVHKGLNLNSPAIEIASTNLVKIDYNKSIYDAFYLMARNNIRHLIIEKDGKCVGVISIRDVAKAFSLMIAEQMSY, from the coding sequence ATGATAATAGGTCAATTAATTACTAAAAATTTAGTAAGTCTACCCTCAAACTCAACAATTAAGGAAGTATCAGATGTAATGATAAAAGAGAACGTGGGCTCTGTAGTTTTAAAGGATGGAGATAAAATAACTGGTATTGTCACTGAGAGGGACATAGTTAATGCCGTTCATAAGGGATTAAATCTTAATTCACCAGCTATTGAAATAGCCTCAACTAATTTAGTAAAGATTGATTACAACAAGAGTATTTATGACGCTTTCTATTTAATGGCAAGAAACAACATTAGACATTTGATAATTGAAAAAGATGGAAAATGTGTAGGGGTTATATCAATAAGAGACGTTGCTAAGGCTTTCTCTCTAATGATAGCAGAGCAAATGAGTTATTGA
- a CDS encoding 4Fe-4S dicluster domain-containing protein, translating into MRVEERLYTLRYKRDEKPHLEIKDQQTCNKCHETYKSPCIIVCPANVYSFVEGKIIVSYENCLECGACKIVCPFNNIIWKYPRYGLGISLRYG; encoded by the coding sequence ATGAGAGTAGAAGAAAGACTTTACACTTTAAGATATAAAAGAGATGAGAAACCACACCTCGAGATAAAAGATCAACAAACTTGCAATAAATGTCATGAAACTTATAAATCACCATGTATCATAGTCTGTCCTGCAAATGTATACTCTTTCGTTGAAGGAAAAATAATAGTCTCATATGAAAATTGCCTTGAGTGCGGGGCTTGTAAAATAGTTTGTCCATTTAATAACATTATTTGGAAATACCCAAGATACGGTTTAGGGATATCTTTAAGATACGGATAA